In Gemmata obscuriglobus, a single genomic region encodes these proteins:
- a CDS encoding S46 family peptidase: protein MRLRSLALAPAALIGFLMTSDTLQADEGMWLFSKPPLAQLKKYNFTPTDKWLEHVRLSSVRFNSGGSGSFVSPDGLVMTNHHVGAGDLDKVSTPEKNYLRDGFHAKTHAEEIKCKGLELNVLIAITDVTEQVEQAVPAGTAPAEAFKKRTAKIAELEKGAAVPDKNIRADVVTLYAGGQYHLYTFKQYTDIRIVFAPEKQAAFYGGDPDNFEYPRYDLDVCFFRVYENDKPIKCEHYLKWSAAGAKSDELVFVSGHPGRTNRANTVDELKYLRDTGYPYLLNRLNRLEVMLQAWGGRSEQNAQRAEEELFSIQNSRKARIGGLAGLMDPKLMGRKEAEEKRLREFIKLSSDPNIAKVEAAFDAVSKAEKVRTELIKEMTVLENAGGFNSASFGIARTLLRASEELPKPNAERLREFADARLQSLKFQLFSDEPIFEDLETLKLADGLQFLAVTLGPDAELVKKVLNGKSPRERAYELISGTKVRDPEVRKSIFAQIEAAAKGGKAADLAALKDPMIELARLVDGPSRELRKRFENEVDEPKRQAHAALAKAKFKMDGDNVYPDATFTLRLAFGTVKGYKEDGKDVPPFTTFDGLYKRAAEQHNKGPFELPQRWAAKKGNLELATPYNFVCTADIIGGNSGSPVINQNAEVVGLIFDGNIQSLVLDFIFDQETARAVSVDSRGIVEALRKVYDANDLADELTGKKG from the coding sequence ATGCGCCTGCGCTCCCTCGCACTTGCGCCCGCCGCACTGATAGGGTTCCTCATGACGTCCGACACGCTCCAGGCCGACGAGGGCATGTGGCTGTTCAGCAAGCCGCCCCTCGCGCAGCTCAAGAAGTACAACTTCACCCCCACCGATAAGTGGCTCGAGCACGTCCGCCTCTCCAGCGTGCGCTTCAACTCGGGCGGGTCGGGGAGCTTCGTCTCGCCCGACGGGCTCGTGATGACCAACCACCATGTCGGGGCCGGCGACCTGGACAAGGTGTCCACGCCCGAGAAGAACTACCTCCGCGACGGGTTTCACGCCAAGACGCACGCCGAAGAGATCAAGTGCAAGGGGCTCGAGCTCAACGTCCTCATCGCCATCACGGACGTGACCGAGCAGGTCGAGCAGGCGGTACCGGCCGGCACCGCCCCGGCTGAAGCGTTCAAGAAGCGCACCGCCAAGATCGCGGAACTCGAGAAGGGCGCCGCGGTCCCGGACAAGAACATCCGGGCGGACGTGGTCACGCTGTACGCGGGCGGCCAGTACCACCTGTACACGTTCAAGCAGTACACCGACATCCGCATCGTGTTCGCGCCCGAGAAGCAGGCGGCGTTCTACGGCGGCGACCCGGACAACTTCGAGTACCCGCGCTACGACCTCGACGTGTGCTTCTTCCGGGTGTACGAGAACGACAAGCCGATCAAGTGCGAGCACTACCTCAAGTGGAGCGCCGCCGGGGCCAAAAGCGACGAACTGGTGTTCGTGTCCGGGCACCCGGGCCGCACGAACCGCGCGAACACCGTCGACGAGCTCAAGTACCTGCGCGACACCGGCTACCCGTACCTGCTGAACCGGCTGAACCGGCTCGAGGTGATGCTCCAGGCGTGGGGCGGGCGCAGCGAGCAGAACGCCCAACGGGCGGAGGAGGAGCTGTTCAGCATCCAGAACAGCCGCAAGGCACGTATCGGCGGGCTCGCCGGCCTGATGGACCCGAAGCTGATGGGCCGCAAGGAGGCCGAGGAGAAGCGCCTGCGGGAGTTCATTAAGCTCAGCTCGGACCCCAACATCGCCAAGGTCGAAGCGGCGTTCGACGCCGTATCCAAGGCCGAGAAGGTGCGCACCGAACTCATCAAAGAAATGACCGTCCTCGAGAACGCCGGCGGGTTCAACTCCGCGTCGTTCGGCATCGCCCGCACCCTGCTCCGCGCGTCCGAAGAGCTGCCGAAGCCGAACGCGGAGCGGCTCCGCGAGTTCGCCGACGCCCGGCTCCAGTCGCTCAAGTTCCAGCTCTTCTCCGACGAGCCGATTTTCGAGGACCTGGAAACCCTGAAGCTGGCGGACGGGCTCCAGTTCCTGGCAGTCACCCTTGGGCCGGACGCCGAACTGGTCAAGAAGGTCCTGAACGGCAAGTCGCCGCGCGAGCGCGCGTACGAGCTGATCAGCGGTACGAAGGTCCGCGACCCCGAGGTGCGGAAGAGCATCTTCGCCCAGATCGAGGCCGCGGCGAAGGGCGGCAAGGCGGCCGACCTCGCGGCGCTGAAGGACCCGATGATCGAGCTGGCGCGGCTGGTGGACGGCCCGTCCCGTGAGCTCCGCAAGCGGTTCGAGAACGAGGTGGACGAGCCGAAGCGGCAGGCGCACGCGGCGCTGGCGAAGGCCAAGTTCAAGATGGACGGCGACAACGTGTACCCGGACGCCACGTTCACCCTGCGCTTGGCGTTCGGGACGGTGAAAGGCTACAAGGAGGACGGCAAGGACGTGCCCCCGTTCACCACCTTCGACGGGCTGTACAAGCGGGCCGCCGAGCAGCACAACAAGGGGCCGTTCGAGCTGCCCCAGCGGTGGGCCGCGAAGAAGGGTAACCTCGAACTCGCGACCCCGTACAACTTCGTCTGCACCGCGGACATCATCGGCGGGAACTCGGGGTCGCCGGTCATCAACCAGAACGCCGAGGTGGTCGGCCTGATCTTCGACGGCAACATCCAGTCGCTGGTGCTCGACTTCATCTTCGACCAAGAAACCGCCCGGGCGGTTTCGGTCGACAGCCGCGGGATCGTCGAGGCGCTGCGGAAGGTCTACGACGCCAACGACCTCGCCGACGAGCTGACCGGTAAGAAGGGCTGA
- a CDS encoding EF-hand domain-containing protein, translated as MRHAARGRSRPLLLATLVAVVCSSPSGAAEEQDKYEDQMLARCAERAHKNAVGERAQWIKALEAAFPDKVVHATTEEEYATWFALLVGKNEDWRRDDVPGFAELFDKVLQRLELGPVPSIKRDEFARYTKKMMRDGPGRDGPDPNEDADRVFRVLDRNADGELAPEEFTAGLKDDKLGADADGNGRLSKTEYRGYFHKRVQVRADTLSAGRAPGGDPLVRGKEGKPAPGAGLPEWFGALDTDKDGQIALFEWRKGGRPIAAFTEMDLNADGLLTRDEYQRFVKQTEDKRKQQKREEQD; from the coding sequence ATGCGCCACGCTGCCCGCGGTCGCTCGCGCCCGCTCCTGCTCGCCACACTGGTCGCCGTGGTCTGTTCCTCGCCATCCGGTGCGGCCGAGGAGCAGGACAAGTACGAGGACCAAATGCTCGCCCGATGCGCGGAGCGGGCGCACAAGAATGCCGTCGGCGAGCGGGCGCAGTGGATCAAGGCGCTCGAGGCCGCGTTCCCGGACAAGGTGGTCCACGCGACCACGGAAGAGGAGTACGCGACGTGGTTCGCGCTGCTGGTCGGCAAAAACGAGGACTGGCGCCGCGACGACGTCCCGGGGTTCGCCGAACTGTTCGATAAGGTGTTGCAGCGGCTCGAACTCGGCCCGGTGCCCTCGATCAAGCGGGACGAGTTCGCCCGGTACACCAAGAAAATGATGCGCGACGGCCCGGGGCGCGACGGGCCGGACCCGAACGAGGACGCCGACCGAGTGTTCCGCGTGCTGGACCGCAACGCCGACGGCGAACTGGCACCCGAGGAGTTCACCGCCGGGCTGAAGGACGACAAGCTCGGTGCCGACGCGGACGGTAACGGACGCCTGTCGAAAACCGAATACCGTGGGTACTTCCACAAGCGGGTGCAGGTGCGAGCCGACACGCTGTCCGCCGGACGTGCTCCGGGCGGCGACCCGCTGGTGCGCGGCAAAGAGGGAAAGCCGGCACCTGGGGCCGGGCTGCCGGAGTGGTTCGGCGCGCTCGACACCGACAAGGACGGTCAGATCGCGCTGTTCGAGTGGCGTAAGGGGGGCCGGCCGATTGCGGCGTTCACCGAGATGGACCTGAACGCCGACGGGTTACTGACCCGCGACGAGTACCAACGGTTTGTGAAACAGACTGAGGACAAACGGAAGCAGCAAAAGCGCGAAGAGCAAGACTGA
- a CDS encoding thiamine pyrophosphate-dependent enzyme produces the protein MPEANNEDAPDIEDALVRRGTRTAAPSAIASGRHAMSVEVALTVFRQMLRTRALEERSIKMSKSGEAYFWIGGPGEEAFNVCLGLQINRGRGPAHDYLHLHYRNAGVMLAMGMPMIDHTRQLAMRATDRHSRGRNFVGHYAVPEWNVVPVTSVIEVQFAMAPGTALVQKRHGLKNPAEAEGITVVVGGEAGTAEGDFESCLNWSTRPGNELPVLMVVTNNNYGISTDLGTVHAHRPIADRAIPYGVRCETINGNDPVAAWHGIDRAMRYCRRERKPYLLEAVVSRLHGHSSSSGAQRNWTEADPIAAFEQKLIDARAIDAPTVRVMKEEAKAEADAAVVATMKEPEPSRDDVYAGTYAPSPADAVYPGDYTGLPGIK, from the coding sequence ATGCCCGAGGCGAACAACGAGGATGCTCCTGATATAGAGGACGCGCTGGTGCGGCGCGGCACCCGCACCGCGGCCCCGTCGGCGATCGCGTCCGGGCGCCACGCGATGTCGGTCGAGGTCGCGCTCACCGTGTTCCGCCAGATGCTCCGCACCCGCGCCCTTGAGGAGCGGAGCATCAAGATGTCCAAGTCCGGCGAGGCCTACTTCTGGATCGGCGGCCCCGGCGAGGAGGCGTTCAACGTCTGCCTCGGGCTCCAAATCAACAGGGGGCGGGGGCCGGCCCACGACTACCTGCACTTGCACTACCGCAACGCCGGGGTGATGCTCGCGATGGGCATGCCGATGATCGACCACACCCGCCAGTTGGCGATGCGGGCGACCGACCGGCACTCCCGCGGGCGCAACTTCGTGGGGCACTACGCGGTTCCCGAGTGGAACGTGGTACCGGTCACGAGCGTGATCGAGGTGCAGTTCGCGATGGCCCCCGGGACGGCACTCGTGCAGAAGCGGCACGGCCTCAAGAACCCGGCCGAGGCCGAAGGCATCACGGTCGTGGTGGGCGGCGAGGCGGGCACCGCCGAGGGCGACTTCGAGAGCTGCCTGAACTGGAGCACCCGCCCCGGCAACGAGTTGCCCGTGCTGATGGTGGTCACCAACAACAACTACGGCATCTCGACGGACCTGGGCACGGTCCACGCGCACCGCCCCATCGCGGACCGCGCGATCCCCTACGGTGTCCGCTGCGAAACGATCAACGGGAACGACCCGGTGGCGGCGTGGCACGGCATCGACCGCGCGATGCGGTACTGCCGGCGCGAGCGCAAGCCGTACCTGCTCGAGGCCGTCGTGAGCCGACTGCACGGCCACTCTTCCTCGAGCGGAGCCCAGCGGAACTGGACCGAGGCGGACCCGATCGCGGCGTTCGAGCAGAAATTGATCGACGCCCGCGCGATCGACGCCCCGACCGTGCGCGTCATGAAAGAAGAGGCCAAGGCCGAGGCCGACGCGGCGGTCGTGGCGACGATGAAGGAGCCCGAACCGAGCCGCGACGACGTGTACGCCGGGACCTACGCCCCCAGCCCCGCCGACGCGGTGTACCCGGGCGACTACACCGGTCTGCCGGGGATTAAATAA
- a CDS encoding alpha-ketoacid dehydrogenase subunit beta produces MANMAQAVRMALHYGEKHLGVTDVFGEDVGPPLGGVFTATQGLKTAWNTPLDERGIIGTAMGIAYAGGRPVCEIQFCDYAFNVLDMFKIAGNQRWASGGGFDMPLVVMTPNGAGIRGSLYHSHSFESWASRLAGWKVVMPSNARDAYGLMLAAIKDPNPVLVLLPKALLRAKDPRLIPGEPADPDELGRMIDAPVGDRTGWEPNWPELEDYTIPIGTAERVREGASGTVISYGRTLPLCVQAADELAHRNHAFDVIDLRSIFPYDWELISRSVLKTGRVLIVNEDTEVTNFGEHLLRRVVDEHFYDLVVRPRTLMGKHVPGIGMNQNYELNSVPQLGDIRAAMWALATEAA; encoded by the coding sequence ATGGCGAACATGGCTCAGGCAGTGCGGATGGCGCTGCATTACGGCGAAAAGCACCTCGGCGTGACGGACGTGTTCGGCGAGGACGTCGGCCCGCCGCTCGGCGGCGTGTTCACCGCGACGCAGGGCCTCAAGACCGCCTGGAACACCCCCCTCGACGAGCGCGGCATCATCGGCACCGCGATGGGCATCGCCTACGCCGGCGGGCGCCCGGTGTGCGAGATCCAGTTCTGCGACTACGCGTTCAACGTCCTCGACATGTTCAAGATCGCGGGCAACCAGCGGTGGGCCAGCGGCGGCGGGTTCGACATGCCGCTGGTCGTGATGACGCCCAACGGGGCCGGCATCCGCGGCAGCCTGTACCACTCGCACAGCTTCGAGAGCTGGGCCAGCCGGCTCGCGGGCTGGAAGGTCGTGATGCCGTCGAACGCGCGCGACGCCTACGGGCTGATGCTCGCGGCGATCAAGGACCCGAACCCGGTGCTGGTGCTGCTCCCGAAGGCGCTGCTCCGCGCGAAGGACCCGCGCCTGATCCCCGGCGAGCCCGCCGACCCGGACGAACTCGGCCGCATGATCGACGCCCCGGTCGGGGACCGCACCGGCTGGGAGCCGAACTGGCCGGAATTGGAAGACTACACGATCCCGATCGGCACCGCGGAGCGGGTCCGTGAGGGGGCGTCCGGTACGGTCATCAGCTACGGCCGCACGCTCCCCCTGTGCGTGCAGGCGGCGGACGAACTGGCGCACCGGAACCACGCGTTCGACGTGATCGACCTGCGGAGCATCTTCCCCTACGACTGGGAGCTGATCTCCCGGAGCGTGCTGAAGACGGGGCGCGTGCTGATCGTGAACGAGGACACGGAAGTCACCAACTTCGGCGAGCACCTGTTGCGCCGGGTCGTTGACGAGCACTTCTACGACTTGGTGGTGCGGCCTCGGACCCTGATGGGCAAACACGTTCCGGGGATCGGCATGAACCAGAACTACGAGCTGAACAGCGTCCCGCAACTGGGCGACATCCGCGCCGCGATGTGGGCGCTGGCGACGGAAGCCGCGTAG
- a CDS encoding S41 family peptidase, producing the protein MRLYLRALVLAALTSSPAAAQEPIRFARTPDISPDGKTVAFSYLGDIWTVEAIGGVARPVTMHEAHDVNPVFSPDGRLIAFSSNRFGQYDVFVVSAAGGKPRRLTFDSAPDMVTGWTPDGKGVVFSSPRSVAYPINTECFVVPAEGGAERKLNLFEAKEAYFAPTGGAVAFVRGPGTWYRRGYRGSSNDDIWISGPDGSNPKRVTTFDGQDSYPMFAPDARQLFYVTESQSKPGCANVVRQPLAPDFTPAGPAKRITAHDDDTVRRARLSANGDWIVYELGADLWVASARSDLPPRKLAIEVNADDKSNTERTHTYTRDATEYALAPDEQHAVLVIHGQLFLTKVPGGGKATRLTEHEFADSNPAWSPDGKKILFASDRGGTTDLYALESDDPEHSELVKAHKFKTTKLTATTSEELNPTFSPAGDRVAFVREGKLWLMRPNGSEQRVLVSAQKVLDYDWAPDGKHIAYCRMDGSFAAEVYIQATDGTGTPVNVSRHATWNSDVSWSRTNGKLAFVGQRRGAYGVHVVSLQKPVADGGTRPPADQIDWDDLHLRVERPTTMSAEYGTVSPDGSQVAFRSASSGDDLWVVSSNGQALTRMTNGNQTPSWIRWSKKSHGTVYFLNGSGQLCYLRTGFSFGSPPLDPTRVPFTAKITIRRDEEFNEMFAQCWRALSDNFYDPAHHGADWSAVRAKFLPLVAHTATREDLYALVSLMLGELNASHLGISGRMPTPDEWTADLGLIFDETYTGPGLKVLEVLKRGPADKRGLDIKPGDVVLEIDRVPLTAGVNVSKLLNNKIGEGVQIEFASDPKDAKTKRRVEIIAASRTRTSQLMYERWVELNAAAVAKASNGKAGYIHIPSMDEAGLDAFVRALYSDHFDKESLVIDVRFNGGGFTHDQVLNYLAGKEHTFFKQRDGGEGMVLRATDRKWTKPMVVMTNNRSYSDAEIFPHAFRALGLGKVVGQATGGFVIGTGSTRLIDGSSFRLPRIGVYTRDGVNMENQGVAPDVPVEVTPADWEKGTDGQLLKAVEVVSQDVAAWKRAKAGAAGGAIGAVPVPAAAPAPPPVAPMPHTRPAPSAPRTVRIPMAEE; encoded by the coding sequence ATGCGCTTGTACCTTCGCGCCCTCGTTCTCGCGGCCCTCACCTCCTCTCCCGCCGCCGCCCAAGAGCCGATCCGTTTCGCCCGCACACCGGACATTTCCCCCGACGGAAAAACCGTCGCGTTTAGCTACCTCGGTGACATCTGGACCGTGGAGGCGATCGGCGGCGTCGCCCGGCCGGTAACGATGCACGAGGCCCACGACGTCAACCCGGTGTTCAGCCCCGACGGGCGGCTCATCGCGTTCTCCTCGAACCGGTTCGGCCAGTACGACGTGTTCGTGGTTTCGGCCGCCGGCGGCAAACCCCGGCGGCTGACCTTCGACAGCGCACCCGACATGGTGACCGGCTGGACCCCCGACGGGAAGGGGGTGGTGTTCTCGTCGCCGCGCTCGGTCGCGTACCCGATCAACACCGAGTGCTTCGTGGTGCCGGCCGAGGGCGGCGCCGAGCGCAAGCTGAACCTGTTCGAGGCGAAAGAGGCGTACTTCGCGCCCACCGGCGGGGCGGTGGCGTTCGTCCGCGGCCCGGGCACGTGGTACCGCCGCGGCTACCGCGGGTCCAGCAACGACGACATCTGGATCAGCGGCCCGGACGGCTCCAACCCGAAGCGCGTCACCACGTTCGACGGCCAGGACTCCTACCCGATGTTCGCCCCGGACGCCCGGCAACTCTTCTACGTCACCGAGAGCCAGAGCAAGCCCGGGTGCGCGAACGTCGTGCGCCAGCCGCTCGCCCCCGACTTCACCCCGGCGGGGCCGGCGAAACGAATCACTGCCCACGACGACGATACCGTGCGCCGGGCGCGGCTCTCCGCGAACGGGGATTGGATCGTGTACGAACTCGGTGCCGACCTGTGGGTCGCGAGCGCCCGGAGCGACCTCCCGCCGCGCAAGCTCGCTATCGAGGTGAACGCCGACGACAAGTCGAACACCGAGCGCACCCACACCTACACCCGCGACGCCACCGAGTACGCGCTCGCGCCGGACGAGCAGCACGCGGTGCTGGTGATCCACGGCCAGTTGTTCCTCACCAAGGTCCCCGGCGGCGGCAAGGCCACGCGGCTCACCGAGCACGAGTTCGCGGACTCGAACCCGGCATGGTCGCCGGACGGCAAGAAGATCCTCTTCGCCTCCGACCGCGGCGGCACGACGGACCTCTACGCGCTCGAAAGCGACGACCCCGAGCACTCCGAACTCGTCAAGGCCCACAAGTTCAAAACGACCAAGCTTACCGCCACTACCAGTGAGGAGTTGAACCCGACGTTCAGCCCGGCGGGGGATCGGGTCGCGTTCGTTCGCGAGGGTAAGCTCTGGCTGATGCGGCCCAACGGCTCCGAGCAGCGGGTCCTCGTGAGCGCCCAGAAGGTGCTCGACTACGACTGGGCGCCGGACGGCAAGCACATCGCGTACTGCCGCATGGACGGCTCGTTCGCGGCGGAGGTCTACATCCAGGCGACCGACGGAACCGGCACCCCGGTGAACGTGTCGCGGCACGCGACGTGGAACAGTGACGTGTCGTGGAGCCGCACGAACGGGAAGCTGGCGTTCGTGGGCCAGCGCCGCGGCGCCTACGGCGTTCACGTGGTGTCGCTCCAGAAGCCTGTCGCCGACGGCGGCACCCGCCCCCCCGCGGACCAGATCGACTGGGACGACCTGCACCTGCGCGTCGAGCGCCCGACCACGATGAGCGCCGAATACGGCACCGTCTCCCCGGACGGTTCACAGGTCGCGTTCCGATCGGCGTCCAGCGGCGACGACCTGTGGGTGGTGAGCAGCAACGGCCAGGCGCTCACCCGGATGACGAACGGCAACCAGACGCCGAGCTGGATCCGGTGGTCGAAGAAGAGCCACGGAACCGTGTACTTTCTGAACGGGTCCGGACAGTTGTGCTACCTGCGCACCGGGTTCTCGTTCGGGAGCCCGCCGCTCGATCCGACCCGGGTGCCGTTCACCGCCAAGATCACGATCAGGCGGGACGAGGAGTTCAACGAGATGTTCGCGCAGTGCTGGCGGGCACTGTCGGACAACTTCTACGACCCCGCGCACCACGGGGCCGACTGGAGCGCGGTGCGGGCGAAGTTCCTGCCGCTCGTGGCCCACACCGCGACCCGCGAGGACCTGTACGCGCTCGTGTCGCTGATGCTCGGCGAACTGAACGCGTCGCACCTGGGGATCAGCGGGCGGATGCCAACACCGGACGAGTGGACCGCCGACCTGGGGCTGATCTTCGACGAGACGTACACCGGCCCGGGGCTGAAGGTGCTCGAGGTGCTCAAGCGCGGCCCGGCGGACAAGCGCGGGCTGGATATCAAGCCCGGGGACGTAGTATTGGAGATCGACCGGGTGCCGCTCACGGCCGGGGTGAACGTCTCGAAGCTGTTGAACAACAAGATCGGCGAGGGGGTTCAGATCGAGTTCGCGTCCGACCCGAAGGACGCCAAGACGAAGCGCCGGGTGGAGATCATTGCCGCGAGCCGAACCCGCACGTCGCAGCTCATGTACGAGCGGTGGGTCGAACTGAACGCCGCGGCGGTCGCGAAGGCCAGCAACGGCAAGGCCGGGTACATCCACATTCCGAGCATGGACGAGGCGGGGCTCGACGCGTTCGTGCGGGCGCTGTACTCGGACCACTTCGACAAGGAGTCCCTCGTCATCGACGTGCGGTTCAACGGCGGCGGGTTCACGCACGACCAGGTGCTGAACTACCTCGCCGGGAAGGAGCACACGTTCTTCAAGCAGCGCGACGGCGGCGAAGGGATGGTGCTGCGCGCCACCGACCGCAAGTGGACGAAGCCGATGGTGGTGATGACCAACAACCGCTCGTACTCGGACGCGGAGATCTTCCCCCACGCGTTCCGCGCGCTGGGGCTGGGCAAGGTCGTGGGGCAGGCGACCGGCGGGTTCGTGATCGGCACCGGGAGCACGCGCCTGATCGACGGCTCGTCGTTCCGGCTGCCGCGTATCGGCGTGTACACCCGCGACGGTGTGAATATGGAAAATCAGGGCGTGGCGCCCGACGTGCCGGTAGAGGTGACGCCCGCGGACTGGGAGAAGGGGACCGACGGGCAACTTCTGAAGGCGGTAGAAGTCGTTTCGCAGGACGTGGCCGCGTGGAAGCGCGCGAAGGCCGGCGCCGCGGGCGGTGCAATCGGGGCCGTGCCCGTGCCCGCCGCAGCCCCGGCTCCGCCGCCGGTGGCGCCGATGCCGCACACGCGACCCGCGCCGAGCGCCCCGCGAACGGTCCGCATCCCGATGGCCGAGGAGTGA
- a CDS encoding dihydrolipoamide acetyltransferase family protein: protein MDFPLPPVGEGLLEVELVRWLVRAGDVVARGQGLAEVMSDKASMEVPSPFAGTITALAATPGTKIKVGQAILSYDAVGDRSALPAGVKDNSPSGPLPEGKASSTDTFSELHLQGVLDAPSLPLPEGSGRDGASSTAAGTNGHSAPLPPAAPSVRLLARKFGVDLARVRGTGPHGRILLDDLTPFLTPKSNGEARPAATNKTDTSKLDFGVAGTRQKLIGLRRRVAERMVESKRHIPHYSYIDECDLTDAVKLRNQLREPLAKAGVKLTYLAFFVKAVARALKEVPIVNSTYDEAAGEVALHDRYHIGVAVAAPGGLLVPVVRDADKKDIATIAADIDRLSSDAKAGRSKIDDLRGSTFTVTSVGGIGGLISTPIINYPEVGIMGVGKVVKRPTYDANGALKPSDIVFLSFSFDHRVLDGAIGAAFGNAVVRYLQTPAVLLLPEAFGG from the coding sequence ATGGACTTTCCTCTCCCGCCGGTCGGCGAAGGCTTGCTCGAAGTGGAACTGGTCCGATGGCTCGTGCGGGCCGGGGACGTGGTCGCACGCGGGCAGGGGCTGGCCGAGGTGATGTCGGACAAGGCGAGCATGGAAGTGCCGTCGCCGTTCGCGGGTACGATCACCGCGCTGGCCGCGACGCCGGGAACGAAAATCAAGGTCGGACAGGCGATCCTAAGTTACGACGCGGTCGGTGATCGATCAGCGCTCCCGGCCGGGGTGAAAGATAATTCGCCCTCCGGCCCCCTTCCTGAAGGGAAGGCGAGTTCGACGGACACCTTCAGTGAACTCCATTTGCAAGGCGTGTTGGACGCTCCGTCTCTCCCGCTCCCTGAAGGGAGCGGGAGAGACGGGGCATCTTCCACGGCTGCGGGCACCAATGGCCACTCAGCCCCGCTCCCGCCCGCGGCCCCGTCTGTTCGGCTGCTGGCCCGCAAGTTCGGCGTCGATCTGGCCCGTGTTCGCGGAACCGGGCCGCATGGGCGCATTCTTCTCGACGACCTGACGCCGTTCCTTACTCCGAAATCCAACGGAGAGGCGCGCCCGGCCGCCACGAACAAGACAGACACCTCGAAGTTGGATTTCGGCGTCGCGGGCACGCGCCAAAAGCTGATCGGGCTGCGGCGGCGGGTCGCCGAGCGCATGGTCGAATCGAAACGGCACATCCCGCATTACTCGTACATCGACGAGTGCGATCTGACCGACGCGGTGAAGCTCCGCAACCAGTTGCGCGAGCCGCTCGCGAAGGCCGGGGTGAAGCTCACGTACCTGGCGTTCTTCGTGAAGGCGGTGGCGCGGGCGCTGAAAGAAGTGCCGATCGTGAACAGCACGTATGACGAGGCCGCGGGCGAGGTCGCGCTGCACGACCGGTACCACATCGGTGTGGCCGTCGCGGCCCCGGGCGGGTTGCTGGTGCCCGTCGTGCGCGACGCCGACAAGAAGGACATCGCGACCATCGCCGCGGACATCGACCGGCTCAGCAGCGATGCCAAAGCCGGGCGAAGCAAGATCGATGACTTGCGCGGGAGCACGTTCACAGTCACGTCGGTGGGCGGGATCGGCGGGCTGATCTCGACACCGATCATCAACTACCCGGAGGTCGGCATTATGGGTGTCGGCAAGGTGGTGAAACGCCCCACCTACGACGCCAACGGCGCGCTGAAGCCGTCGGACATCGTTTTCCTGTCGTTCTCGTTCGACCACCGCGTTCTAGACGGAGCGATCGGGGCCGCGTTCGGCAACGCGGTAGTGCGGTACCTGCAAACCCCGGCCGTGCTACTGCTGCCGGAGGCGTTCGGAGGCTGA
- a CDS encoding EF-hand domain-containing protein, whose amino-acid sequence MSKVQYLDHHARNEAARAANSQNNPNGGPGGDRGRFGPGGPGGPNGPGGWDPNNGGGWGGGWGDMQRPPEKKETEEERPVAMRYGKLPKDLPSWFDEYDTDQDGQIGLYEWRKKKRDIDEFTEMDLNGDGLVTADEYLRFTRQQSIDKKIATYEETGTRPGSWGLGPTGPSSGGDGSNTRSKGSGSWGGGPGGWSGPKGGESGSKGDRSEKGDRSEKGDRGEKGDRKGNPWSKKN is encoded by the coding sequence ATGTCGAAGGTGCAGTACCTCGACCACCACGCCCGGAACGAGGCGGCACGGGCCGCGAACTCTCAAAACAACCCGAACGGCGGACCGGGCGGCGACCGCGGCCGATTCGGTCCGGGAGGCCCTGGCGGCCCCAATGGCCCCGGCGGCTGGGATCCTAACAACGGTGGCGGTTGGGGCGGCGGTTGGGGGGACATGCAGCGTCCGCCCGAGAAAAAGGAAACCGAGGAAGAGCGCCCGGTCGCAATGCGGTACGGCAAGTTGCCGAAAGATCTCCCGTCGTGGTTCGATGAGTACGACACCGACCAGGATGGCCAGATCGGACTCTACGAATGGCGCAAGAAGAAAAGAGACATTGACGAGTTCACGGAAATGGATCTGAACGGCGACGGGCTCGTGACCGCCGACGAGTACCTGCGGTTCACCCGCCAGCAGAGCATCGACAAGAAAATCGCCACCTACGAAGAAACCGGCACGCGGCCCGGCTCGTGGGGGTTGGGGCCGACCGGTCCGTCGTCCGGCGGCGACGGCTCGAACACGCGGAGCAAGGGTTCCGGTAGCTGGGGCGGCGGCCCTGGCGGTTGGAGCGGCCCCAAGGGCGGTGAATCGGGTAGCAAGGGCGATCGCAGCGAGAAGGGTGATCGCAGCGAGAAGGGTGACCGCGGCGAGAAGGGAGACCGGAAGGGCAACCCGTGGTCGAAGAAGAATTGA